One Arthrobacter sp. StoSoilB19 DNA window includes the following coding sequences:
- the dnaB gene encoding replicative DNA helicase → MSIAHLDPVETTRGSDASRKPPQDIAAEQSVLGGMMLSKDAIADVVEILRGQDFYRPAHETIYEAIIDLYGRGEPADAVTVSDELTKRAEINRIGGPAYLHELIQTVPTAANAGYYAEIVAERAVLRRLVNAGTKIVQLGYGSDGEVEDLVNQAQAEVYAVAERRTAEDYVVLKDVMESTVDEIEASGHRGEGMTGVPTGFYELDELTHGLHPGQMIVIAARPAVGKSTFALDFARSAAIKNNLATVMFSLEMGRNEIAMRLLSAEATIGLQDLRKGTIKDEQWSKIATTMGRMNDAPLFIDDSPNMSLMEIRAKCRRLKQQHDLKLVILDYLQLMSSGKKVESRQQEVSEFSRALKLLAKELQVPVIALSQLNRGSEQRQDKRPMVSDLRESGSIEQDADMVILLHREDVYDKESPRAGEADILVAKHRNGPTKDIVVAFQGHYSRFANMAGDTGGGF, encoded by the coding sequence TTGTCAATCGCGCATCTGGACCCTGTCGAGACAACCCGTGGATCGGACGCCAGCCGGAAACCTCCCCAGGACATCGCGGCCGAACAGTCGGTCCTGGGCGGCATGATGCTGTCCAAGGATGCCATCGCAGATGTCGTTGAGATCCTCCGCGGGCAGGATTTCTACCGTCCCGCGCACGAGACCATCTACGAGGCCATCATTGACCTCTACGGCCGGGGGGAGCCCGCCGATGCCGTCACCGTCTCCGATGAGCTGACCAAGCGCGCCGAGATCAACAGGATCGGCGGCCCTGCCTACCTGCACGAACTGATCCAGACCGTTCCCACGGCAGCCAACGCGGGCTACTACGCCGAGATCGTGGCCGAACGGGCAGTGCTCCGCCGGCTGGTGAACGCCGGAACCAAGATCGTCCAGCTGGGGTACGGGTCGGACGGCGAGGTGGAGGACCTGGTCAACCAGGCGCAGGCGGAGGTTTACGCGGTAGCGGAGCGCCGCACCGCGGAGGACTACGTGGTACTGAAGGACGTGATGGAGTCCACGGTGGACGAAATCGAGGCGTCCGGCCACCGTGGAGAGGGCATGACGGGTGTGCCCACCGGGTTCTATGAGCTCGACGAGCTGACCCACGGGCTCCACCCGGGGCAGATGATCGTCATCGCCGCCCGCCCGGCCGTCGGTAAGTCGACGTTCGCACTGGACTTCGCCCGTTCCGCAGCCATCAAGAACAACCTCGCCACCGTCATGTTTTCGCTGGAAATGGGCCGGAATGAGATCGCCATGCGCCTGCTGTCTGCCGAGGCCACCATTGGTCTCCAGGACCTCCGCAAGGGCACCATCAAGGACGAACAGTGGTCCAAGATCGCCACCACCATGGGCCGGATGAATGATGCACCGCTGTTCATTGATGACAGCCCCAACATGTCCCTGATGGAAATCCGGGCCAAATGCCGCCGCCTGAAGCAGCAGCACGACCTCAAGCTGGTCATCCTGGACTACCTGCAGCTCATGAGCTCGGGAAAGAAGGTGGAGTCCCGCCAGCAGGAAGTCTCCGAGTTTTCGCGTGCGCTCAAGCTCCTGGCCAAGGAACTCCAGGTCCCCGTGATCGCGCTGTCCCAGCTGAACCGTGGATCGGAACAGCGGCAGGACAAGCGGCCCATGGTGTCCGACCTCCGCGAGTCCGGCTCCATCGAGCAGGACGCGGACATGGTGATCCTGCTTCACCGCGAGGACGTCTACGACAAGGAATCACCCCGTGCCGGAGAAGCGGACATCCTTGTGGCCAAACACCGTAACGGTCCCACCAAGGACATTGTGGTGGCCTTCCAGGGCCACTACTCCCGCTTCGCCAACATGGCCGGCGATACCGGCGGCGGCTTCTAA
- a CDS encoding FMN reductase has product METRRITVLSAGLGVPSSSRLLADQLAAAAERQLRAGGYEVEVDVVELRDLAVDIANNFVTGYAAPRLAEVIAGVEASDGIIAVTPVFSASFSGLFKSFIDVLDPKSLDGKAVLLGATGGTDRHQMVLDYALRPLFSYLRTRMAATGVFAGPQDWGTAEEGGGSLADRIDRAAGEFTTLLQGPQPGRKPAPLESLPFEQLLAGISGNR; this is encoded by the coding sequence ATGGAAACCCGCCGTATCACCGTCCTTTCCGCAGGGCTTGGCGTACCTTCGTCCAGCCGGCTGCTGGCTGACCAGCTGGCTGCTGCCGCCGAGCGCCAGCTCAGGGCCGGCGGCTACGAGGTGGAGGTGGACGTCGTCGAACTCCGCGACCTTGCCGTGGACATCGCCAACAACTTCGTCACCGGCTATGCCGCACCACGCCTGGCCGAGGTCATAGCCGGGGTGGAGGCCTCGGACGGCATCATCGCCGTGACACCGGTCTTCAGCGCCTCCTTCAGCGGCCTTTTCAAATCCTTTATCGATGTTCTCGACCCGAAGTCGCTGGACGGCAAGGCGGTCCTGCTGGGCGCCACCGGCGGCACGGACCGGCACCAGATGGTCTTGGACTACGCGCTGCGGCCACTGTTCAGCTACCTCCGCACGCGCATGGCTGCAACCGGCGTCTTTGCCGGACCCCAGGACTGGGGAACAGCTGAAGAGGGCGGGGGGTCACTGGCGGACCGCATCGACCGCGCAGCCGGTGAATTCACCACTCTGCTGCAGGGGCCCCAACCGGGCCGGAAGCCCGCCCCGCTGGAGTCCCTTCCCTTCGAGCAGCTGCTGGCCGGGATTTCCGGGAACCGCTGA
- a CDS encoding PhzF family phenazine biosynthesis protein yields the protein MNPTPRSRPFHQVDVFASQAYRGNPLAVVLDAQGLDTATMQHFANWTNLSETTFLLPPEDPRADYRVRIFTGSEEFPFAGHPTLGSAHTWLQAGGVPRSDGHVVQECAAGLVRIKRDGGRLAFAAPPLTRFGPVDAGILRQLAAALRVSAADIVDASWLVNGPEWIGVLLPSAAQVLALNPDQAAMGNLKIGVIGPHEPGADADFEVRTFLPGDAMAEDPVTGSFNAGAAQWLIGSGRAPEEYVASQGTVLGRAGRIHITADGGDIWVGGDSATCIQGSVLL from the coding sequence GTGAACCCGACACCACGCAGCCGCCCCTTCCATCAGGTGGATGTTTTCGCCAGCCAGGCCTACCGCGGCAACCCGCTCGCCGTCGTACTTGATGCCCAAGGGCTGGACACGGCAACAATGCAACACTTCGCCAACTGGACCAATCTCTCGGAAACCACGTTTCTCCTGCCTCCCGAAGATCCCCGCGCCGATTACCGGGTCCGGATCTTTACCGGCAGCGAAGAGTTTCCGTTCGCAGGCCACCCGACCCTTGGCTCGGCCCATACGTGGCTGCAGGCCGGGGGAGTGCCGCGGTCTGACGGCCACGTGGTGCAGGAGTGCGCTGCGGGCCTGGTCCGGATAAAGCGCGACGGCGGGAGGCTGGCTTTCGCGGCACCGCCCCTGACACGCTTCGGGCCTGTGGATGCGGGTATCCTCCGTCAACTGGCCGCGGCGTTGCGGGTGTCCGCTGCCGACATCGTTGACGCGTCCTGGCTGGTGAATGGTCCGGAATGGATCGGTGTCCTGCTGCCTTCTGCGGCCCAGGTGCTGGCCCTGAATCCGGACCAGGCGGCGATGGGCAACCTGAAGATCGGCGTTATCGGGCCGCACGAGCCGGGTGCAGACGCCGACTTTGAGGTCCGCACATTCCTGCCCGGCGACGCCATGGCCGAAGACCCGGTCACCGGCAGCTTCAATGCAGGCGCCGCCCAATGGCTCATTGGAAGCGGCAGGGCGCCGGAGGAATATGTGGCTTCGCAGGGGACCGTCCTGGGGCGCGCCGGACGCATCCACATCACTGCCGATGGGGGGGACATCTGGGTGGGCGGGGACTCCGCCACCTGCATCCAGGGAAGCGTCCTGCTCTGA
- the rplI gene encoding 50S ribosomal protein L9 — translation MAKLILTHEVTGLGAAGDVVEVKDGYARNYLLPRNFALTWSKGGEKQVESIKAARAAREHASLEDAQKQAAALSAKPVKLVVKAGESGRLFGTVKQGDVADAVEAAGLGKIDKRKVELPAHIKSVGSYQANVRLHADVAAVIELDVVAGK, via the coding sequence ATGGCAAAGCTCATTCTGACCCACGAAGTAACCGGTCTCGGTGCTGCTGGCGATGTTGTCGAGGTCAAGGACGGTTACGCACGTAACTACCTCCTGCCCCGCAACTTTGCCCTGACCTGGTCGAAGGGTGGCGAGAAGCAGGTTGAGTCCATCAAGGCTGCCCGCGCTGCCCGCGAGCACGCTTCCCTGGAAGATGCTCAGAAGCAGGCCGCTGCACTGTCCGCGAAGCCGGTCAAGCTGGTCGTCAAGGCCGGCGAGTCCGGCCGCCTGTTCGGCACCGTCAAGCAGGGCGACGTCGCCGACGCTGTTGAGGCCGCCGGCCTCGGCAAGATCGACAAGCGCAAGGTTGAACTGCCTGCCCACATCAAGTCGGTTGGTTCCTACCAGGCCAACGTCCGCCTCCACGCTGACGTTGCTGCTGTGATCGAACTCGACGTGGTTGCAGGAAAGTAG
- the rpsR gene encoding 30S ribosomal protein S18 — MAKAELRKPKPKSNPLKAADITVIDYKDVALLRKFISDRGKIRARRVTGVTVQEQRKIAQAIKNAREVALLPYSGAGRG, encoded by the coding sequence ATGGCTAAGGCTGAACTCCGTAAGCCCAAACCAAAGTCCAACCCCTTGAAGGCCGCTGACATCACTGTCATCGACTACAAGGACGTAGCATTGCTGCGCAAGTTCATCTCCGACCGCGGAAAGATCCGCGCCCGTCGCGTCACTGGCGTTACGGTGCAGGAACAGCGCAAGATCGCCCAGGCAATCAAGAACGCCCGCGAAGTTGCTCTGCTGCCTTACTCCGGCGCTGGCCGCGGCTAA
- a CDS encoding single-stranded DNA-binding protein: MAGETTITVIGNLTNDPELRFTPSGSAVANFTIASTPRTFDRQSNEWKDGETLFLRAAVWREAAENVAESLTKGMRVIVTGRLKSRSYETKEGEKRTVIELEVDEIGPSLRYANAKVNRTQRSGGQGGGGFGGGNSGGGFGGGNSGGSQGANAGGGWGGGNQQAAQDDPWATPGVSNAGGWGNGPDSEPPF, translated from the coding sequence ATGGCAGGCGAGACCACCATTACGGTCATCGGTAATCTCACCAATGACCCGGAATTGCGGTTCACACCGTCCGGTTCGGCAGTAGCGAACTTCACCATCGCTTCCACCCCCCGCACCTTTGATCGCCAGTCCAACGAGTGGAAGGACGGGGAAACCCTGTTCCTCCGCGCCGCTGTCTGGCGTGAAGCAGCCGAGAACGTTGCCGAATCCCTGACCAAGGGGATGCGCGTCATCGTGACCGGCCGCCTGAAGAGCCGTTCCTACGAAACAAAGGAAGGCGAAAAGCGCACCGTTATCGAGCTTGAGGTCGACGAGATCGGCCCGAGCCTGCGCTACGCCAACGCCAAGGTTAACCGTACCCAGCGCTCCGGCGGACAGGGTGGCGGCGGCTTTGGCGGCGGCAACAGCGGCGGTGGCTTCGGCGGCGGCAACTCTGGTGGAAGCCAGGGCGCCAACGCCGGCGGAGGCTGGGGCGGCGGGAACCAGCAGGCTGCACAGGACGATCCCTGGGCTACGCCCGGCGTGTCCAACGCAGGCGGCTGGGGCAACGGCCCCGATTCCGAACCTCCCTTCTAA
- the rpsF gene encoding 30S ribosomal protein S6, producing MRPYELMVIIDPEVEERTVEPSLQKFLNVITNDGGTIEKVDIWGRRRLAYEIKKKSEGIYAVVNFTAKPETAKELDRQLSLNETIMRTKITRPEEQKVVAE from the coding sequence ATGCGTCCTTACGAATTGATGGTAATCATCGACCCCGAGGTCGAAGAGCGTACCGTTGAGCCGTCGCTTCAGAAGTTCCTGAACGTCATCACCAACGATGGTGGAACCATCGAAAAGGTTGACATCTGGGGCCGTCGCCGTCTGGCTTACGAAATCAAGAAGAAGTCCGAAGGTATCTACGCCGTGGTGAACTTCACCGCCAAGCCGGAAACCGCCAAGGAACTTGACCGCCAGCTGTCTCTTAACGAGACCATCATGCGCACCAAGATCACCCGCCCCGAAGAGCAGAAGGTTGTTGCTGAGTAA
- a CDS encoding glycoside hydrolase family 16 protein produces MRRPAMALGMAALFLSGCSASSAQPMTDSAMSSAAARLGWGTPIAGDEFNYAGAPDAAKWSVYDSDGHAGNGIRSPRQVTVDGSRMVITGTSDGTTAGMSAKFGLQRYGRWEVRAAGSGDDEYHMVSILWPDSGHWPCDGEVDYAETTGDWNRTNFFHHFGCSNSKTSVSKPLDVTQFHNYAVDWSPGGIIGYVDGVKWFEDSDPTHQPPGSMHQTLQLDWFPDGTPNGHGEMRVDWVRVYAQGTPST; encoded by the coding sequence ATGCGTCGACCCGCGATGGCCCTGGGGATGGCGGCACTGTTCCTGTCCGGCTGCTCGGCCAGCTCAGCCCAACCCATGACAGACTCTGCCATGAGCTCTGCCGCGGCAAGGCTGGGCTGGGGCACGCCGATCGCCGGCGACGAGTTCAATTACGCCGGGGCACCGGACGCCGCGAAGTGGTCCGTGTACGACAGTGACGGGCACGCAGGGAACGGCATACGCAGTCCCCGGCAGGTCACGGTGGATGGTTCCAGGATGGTCATTACCGGAACATCGGATGGCACGACCGCGGGAATGAGTGCCAAGTTTGGCCTCCAGAGGTATGGCCGCTGGGAAGTCCGGGCAGCGGGCTCCGGGGACGATGAATACCATATGGTGTCGATCCTCTGGCCGGACAGCGGGCACTGGCCCTGTGACGGTGAAGTGGACTATGCGGAGACTACCGGTGACTGGAACCGCACCAATTTCTTCCACCACTTCGGATGCTCGAACTCTAAGACCTCTGTTTCCAAGCCCCTGGACGTCACGCAGTTCCACAACTACGCAGTTGACTGGTCCCCCGGCGGCATCATCGGCTACGTCGATGGCGTGAAGTGGTTTGAGGACAGCGACCCCACGCATCAGCCACCGGGTTCGATGCACCAGACGTTGCAACTGGACTGGTTTCCGGACGGCACTCCCAACGGTCACGGCGAGATGCGGGTGGACTGGGTTCGCGTCTACGCCCAAGGTACCCCCTCTACCTGA
- a CDS encoding glycosyltransferase: MGYSTADVTAVVPARNAEQLLPRCLEALRQSGVAEIIVVDGLSTDRTVEIARAAGARILSDEGRGLPWARTLGVQNSTTRWVLLVDADVVFGATGVADLLIELVEDGYDALQAGLESVAGPGYWGQALAHHHRTGRSRNWFGLVATLVDRDLMLGLGFDDAFKSGEDIELRWRMRQSGMKTGVSQRVMVEHRFAADDFDFALDQFLMDGTGLGRMVRKHGWGGARLALLPAAAAVRGSALSLASGQPKWLRYYIAFCWYNYAGMARGLGRDG; the protein is encoded by the coding sequence GTGGGCTACAGCACAGCAGACGTCACCGCGGTCGTTCCGGCCCGCAACGCGGAGCAGCTGCTTCCGCGCTGTCTGGAAGCCTTGCGTCAGTCCGGTGTCGCGGAAATCATCGTGGTGGACGGGTTGTCCACCGACCGCACGGTCGAAATTGCCCGCGCTGCCGGCGCCCGGATCCTTAGTGACGAGGGCCGCGGCCTGCCCTGGGCCCGCACGCTTGGCGTCCAGAACAGCACCACCCGGTGGGTCCTGCTGGTGGATGCCGACGTCGTGTTCGGAGCCACCGGCGTCGCAGACCTGCTCATTGAGTTGGTGGAGGACGGATATGACGCCCTCCAGGCAGGCCTTGAAAGCGTCGCAGGACCCGGCTACTGGGGCCAGGCGCTGGCACATCACCATCGCACCGGACGCAGCCGCAACTGGTTCGGACTCGTCGCCACGCTCGTAGACCGGGACCTGATGTTGGGCCTCGGTTTCGACGACGCATTCAAGTCGGGCGAGGACATCGAACTGCGGTGGCGGATGCGGCAGTCAGGGATGAAGACCGGGGTGTCGCAGCGGGTCATGGTCGAACACCGGTTTGCCGCCGACGACTTCGACTTCGCGCTTGACCAGTTCCTCATGGATGGTACGGGACTGGGCCGGATGGTCCGGAAGCACGGCTGGGGCGGCGCACGATTGGCGCTCCTGCCCGCCGCCGCCGCCGTTCGGGGAAGCGCTTTGAGCCTCGCCTCCGGCCAGCCTAAATGGCTTCGCTATTACATCGCCTTCTGCTGGTACAACTACGCGGGTATGGCGAGGGGTTTAGGTCGTGACGGCTGA
- a CDS encoding glycosyltransferase family 2 protein, which produces MSIVICAYTERRWELLLDVIESVRAQTVAPQEILVVVDHNEDLYGRLLEIVDDVTVVESEGPPGLSGARNTGVGLAEGDIVAFLDDDAVATPNWLERLLVLYDDPDVLAVGGRVEPVWDQGRPGYFGEELDWIVGCSHRGMPTVASEVRNLIGANMSFRLDVLRQVGGFNIALGRQGNLPLGCEETEICIRSTMGAPGSRIVYEPAALVRHHVPQERGTVRYMLSRSWSEGLSKAQVSHVVGHKRALGPERRYVRSTLPRAVFSGIRDWSRGDNPMGLGRAGSVLAVLAFTSAGYLRGRRLAHSSTTQLGSEIPQGAVWREVQ; this is translated from the coding sequence GTGTCGATCGTGATTTGTGCCTACACCGAACGCCGTTGGGAGCTTTTGCTGGACGTGATCGAGTCCGTCCGCGCCCAAACTGTCGCCCCCCAGGAGATCCTGGTGGTCGTGGACCATAACGAGGACCTCTACGGTCGGCTCCTCGAAATTGTCGACGACGTGACAGTGGTGGAGAGCGAAGGCCCTCCGGGGCTTTCAGGGGCACGCAACACGGGCGTCGGACTCGCAGAGGGGGACATCGTGGCCTTCCTGGATGATGATGCGGTGGCGACGCCAAACTGGCTGGAACGGCTGCTTGTCCTCTACGACGATCCCGACGTGCTGGCCGTTGGCGGCCGCGTCGAACCTGTATGGGACCAGGGCCGCCCAGGCTACTTCGGTGAAGAACTCGACTGGATCGTTGGATGCAGCCACCGCGGAATGCCGACGGTTGCCTCCGAAGTCCGGAACCTCATTGGGGCAAACATGTCCTTCAGGCTCGACGTCCTCCGACAGGTTGGTGGCTTCAACATCGCGCTGGGCAGGCAAGGCAATTTGCCGCTTGGCTGCGAGGAGACCGAGATCTGCATCCGCTCCACCATGGGCGCACCCGGTTCCCGGATCGTTTACGAACCTGCTGCCTTGGTCCGGCATCACGTCCCGCAGGAACGTGGGACTGTGCGCTACATGCTTTCCAGGTCCTGGTCGGAGGGCCTCTCCAAGGCACAGGTCAGCCACGTCGTGGGGCACAAACGGGCCCTCGGTCCCGAACGGCGGTATGTCCGCAGCACACTGCCGCGCGCCGTGTTCTCGGGAATCCGCGATTGGAGCCGGGGCGACAATCCCATGGGACTGGGACGGGCAGGATCCGTCCTTGCGGTATTGGCCTTCACCTCCGCCGGCTACCTCCGCGGCCGCCGGCTGGCGCACAGCTCCACAACCCAGTTGGGCAGTGAAATTCCCCAAGGCGCAGTCTGGCGGGAAGTCCAGTGA
- a CDS encoding glycosyltransferase family 2 protein, whose protein sequence is MQGTEPGKASVSVVIPTLNEARNIPWVLRRMPSYVDEVIIVDGRSTDNTVGVAQAVRDNLVIVNEPRKGKGVALRSGFAAASGDIIVMLDADGSMDPQEIGWFVSPLQHDYDFVKGSRHVTGGGSEDLTRLRKAGNQALTKLANAVLHSNYSDLCYGYIAFRRECLEILQLESDGFEIETELIVRAARAGLRIAEVPSIELDRISGASNLQTFRDGWRVLRKLAHECTMWEAPTAGARPEALRRVKYAYANVSVPRTPTDPQSILALVQGA, encoded by the coding sequence ATGCAGGGCACGGAGCCCGGTAAGGCCTCCGTCAGCGTCGTCATTCCAACACTGAACGAAGCCAGGAACATTCCGTGGGTCCTGCGCAGGATGCCGTCCTACGTTGATGAGGTCATCATCGTGGACGGCCGGTCCACCGACAACACTGTGGGAGTAGCCCAGGCGGTCCGCGACAATCTCGTCATCGTCAATGAGCCCCGCAAGGGGAAAGGTGTGGCCCTACGCTCAGGGTTCGCTGCCGCCTCAGGCGACATTATTGTCATGCTTGACGCGGACGGCAGCATGGACCCGCAGGAGATCGGGTGGTTCGTTTCCCCGCTGCAACATGACTACGACTTCGTCAAGGGCTCGCGGCATGTCACCGGTGGGGGCTCCGAGGACCTCACGCGCCTGCGGAAAGCCGGCAACCAGGCGCTGACCAAGTTGGCCAACGCGGTGCTGCACAGCAATTACTCCGATCTTTGCTACGGATATATTGCGTTTCGGCGTGAATGCCTTGAGATCCTGCAACTCGAATCAGACGGATTCGAAATCGAAACTGAACTGATCGTCCGGGCAGCACGGGCCGGCCTCCGGATTGCGGAAGTCCCCAGCATTGAGCTTGACCGGATTTCGGGAGCCTCCAACCTGCAGACCTTCCGTGATGGGTGGCGGGTCCTGCGGAAGCTGGCCCACGAATGCACCATGTGGGAGGCACCCACGGCCGGCGCCCGGCCCGAAGCCCTGCGCCGGGTCAAGTACGCCTACGCCAACGTCAGCGTTCCGCGGACGCCAACCGACCCGCAGAGCATCCTTGCATTGGTTCAGGGGGCTTAG
- a CDS encoding LuxR family transcriptional regulator, giving the protein MPLVGRNKEIDRILSAIRGPKETVLAIVGGRGIGKSALLSEISSLCEYRSVFLAASAAESGWPFSGLTALLNEMDDPVLNGSVDALRGGNAGALTVPAVSGMLLSGLQRRSSTRTIIAIDDADCLDPASQSVIGFLARRLAGTEIVLFAGMRDEVPGSPFTGLPALRLGALSQGDTVRMLESMPTKQTTTAVAHAVAAATGGNPLAAVELYSGLVERHAGGKCALPIPLSSTSSLDAGHASAVAALTPGASMVLDLLALSFRSDITTIGKIDHEAWLHADELVAAGLVQRSGQHLWIADQMLRGHVHAAMPPDVRTATHRALAEAARGTDRHARSWHLSFAVVLEHETPFHLLRNAVHLVRRGEVSFAVECIERALAINPGEAETAARLTGLAELLFTRGDLVHARRYLEWAQGVTRDPNLILRLTGLSFEIDFVQGVAVRCSMLQRLVKEFGQHDPGYSAALLAIGAVYYAERWELKEAVELLRQGGAFRGSASLQCLAIADHAELLVESISGGRANPSRRPGQVRSARPARLLLRGRALTYAEQYESAREAFAMLRSSTEPDHANWRETAALTAVDNEIRAGNVAAAVRLIDELELCQPDLEYHRGARHLFRVWRAYSLGDDELARNQAANALDYLRSGNHPGLTAQLAACHGHFALLRGDLAESVVQLSRATEIGLGLGNPTLLRCEADLVEVLVRLGRHREATQALQRLESRSAGLRSPWLVMVVARSRAMLADGEQSLQLFKQALEDRNGHRLERGRTLMCYAERLHGFGRLRHAREALLRAKVMFDEAGADAWTQHVDALLLDERWEAARPQGNPSMLLLTDHERALAMMVARGMRNKEIAGTLYVSVRTVEVRLTAIYRKLGVESRAQLTALAAGKATPAAEPYVLPVL; this is encoded by the coding sequence ATGCCGCTTGTGGGCCGAAACAAAGAAATTGACCGGATTCTTTCTGCGATCCGTGGCCCCAAGGAAACAGTCTTGGCCATCGTCGGCGGCCGGGGCATAGGCAAGTCAGCCCTGTTGTCCGAAATTTCCTCTCTCTGCGAATACCGGTCCGTGTTCCTGGCTGCCAGCGCCGCTGAATCGGGCTGGCCCTTTTCCGGGCTGACCGCGCTGCTGAATGAGATGGATGACCCGGTCCTGAACGGGTCCGTCGACGCCCTCCGGGGTGGCAACGCCGGTGCCCTGACCGTTCCCGCTGTGTCCGGCATGCTGCTCAGCGGACTGCAGCGCCGGTCGTCAACGCGGACCATCATTGCGATTGACGACGCCGACTGCCTGGATCCGGCCAGTCAATCAGTCATTGGATTCCTGGCACGGCGACTGGCCGGCACGGAAATTGTCCTGTTTGCGGGCATGCGGGACGAGGTCCCGGGAAGCCCCTTCACCGGCCTCCCCGCCCTGCGCCTGGGTGCGCTGAGCCAGGGTGACACCGTGCGGATGCTGGAAAGCATGCCAACCAAACAGACCACGACGGCGGTGGCCCACGCGGTTGCCGCAGCCACCGGCGGCAACCCGCTTGCCGCCGTCGAACTGTACAGCGGGCTGGTGGAGAGGCACGCCGGCGGCAAGTGCGCACTGCCCATCCCGCTGTCCTCCACGAGCAGCCTTGACGCTGGACACGCATCAGCGGTGGCCGCTCTGACCCCCGGCGCGAGCATGGTCCTGGACCTGCTTGCGCTCTCGTTCCGCAGTGACATCACCACTATCGGGAAAATCGACCATGAAGCGTGGCTTCACGCAGATGAATTGGTGGCTGCCGGACTGGTGCAGCGCTCCGGACAACACCTGTGGATAGCGGACCAGATGCTGCGGGGCCATGTGCACGCGGCCATGCCACCTGACGTCCGCACCGCAACCCACCGCGCCCTGGCTGAAGCAGCACGGGGCACCGATCGGCATGCCCGCAGCTGGCACTTGAGCTTCGCGGTGGTCTTGGAGCACGAAACTCCCTTCCACCTTCTCCGTAACGCGGTGCACCTGGTCCGGAGGGGCGAGGTGTCCTTCGCGGTGGAGTGCATCGAGCGGGCCCTCGCCATCAACCCGGGCGAAGCGGAAACGGCGGCACGCCTCACCGGGCTGGCCGAGCTGCTCTTCACCCGCGGTGATCTGGTGCATGCGCGCCGGTACCTGGAGTGGGCGCAAGGGGTCACCCGCGACCCCAACCTGATTCTGCGGTTGACCGGCCTCTCCTTCGAGATCGATTTCGTCCAGGGCGTTGCGGTGCGCTGCAGCATGCTGCAGCGGCTGGTAAAGGAGTTTGGCCAGCACGATCCGGGGTATTCCGCTGCCCTGCTGGCCATCGGCGCCGTCTATTATGCCGAGCGGTGGGAACTGAAAGAGGCAGTTGAGCTGCTGCGCCAGGGCGGCGCGTTCCGCGGCTCCGCGTCCTTGCAGTGCCTGGCCATCGCCGACCATGCCGAACTGCTGGTCGAATCGATCAGCGGCGGAAGGGCAAACCCCTCCCGCCGCCCCGGGCAGGTCCGCAGCGCCCGGCCGGCCCGCCTCCTGCTGCGCGGCCGGGCGCTCACCTATGCGGAACAGTACGAAAGCGCCCGTGAAGCCTTCGCGATGCTCCGCAGCTCCACAGAACCGGACCACGCCAACTGGCGGGAAACAGCAGCCCTCACGGCAGTAGACAATGAGATCCGCGCCGGGAATGTGGCAGCGGCGGTCAGGCTGATCGACGAACTCGAGCTCTGCCAACCTGACCTGGAGTACCACCGGGGAGCCCGGCACCTGTTCCGGGTTTGGCGTGCCTACTCGTTGGGCGATGACGAACTCGCGCGTAACCAGGCCGCCAATGCCCTGGACTATCTGCGATCGGGAAACCACCCTGGGCTCACGGCACAGCTGGCGGCCTGCCATGGCCACTTCGCACTCCTGCGGGGTGACCTGGCGGAGTCCGTTGTCCAGTTGTCCAGGGCCACGGAAATCGGTCTGGGGCTGGGCAACCCCACCCTGCTGCGCTGTGAGGCCGACCTGGTGGAGGTACTGGTCCGTCTTGGCCGGCACCGTGAAGCCACCCAGGCTCTTCAACGCCTGGAAAGCCGTTCGGCGGGGTTGCGCTCTCCGTGGCTGGTCATGGTGGTTGCCCGGAGCCGCGCCATGCTTGCGGACGGCGAGCAGTCCCTGCAGCTCTTCAAGCAGGCGCTTGAAGACAGGAACGGTCACAGGCTTGAGCGGGGCAGGACCCTGATGTGCTATGCGGAACGTTTGCATGGCTTCGGCAGGCTGCGCCACGCGCGGGAGGCCTTGCTCCGGGCCAAGGTGATGTTTGACGAGGCCGGGGCTGATGCCTGGACGCAGCACGTGGACGCCCTCCTGCTGGACGAACGGTGGGAGGCCGCCCGCCCGCAGGGCAACCCGTCAATGCTCTTGCTCACGGACCATGAGAGGGCGCTGGCGATGATGGTGGCCCGGGGGATGCGCAACAAGGAAATAGCCGGCACATTGTATGTTTCGGTCCGCACCGTCGAAGTACGCCTCACGGCCATCTACCGCAAGCTCGGCGTTGAGTCCCGCGCACAGCTGACTGCCCTGGCCGCCGGCAAGGCAACTCCGGCTGCGGAGCCGTACGTCCTGCCCGTCCTGTGA